In Bacteriovorax sp. Seq25_V, the following are encoded in one genomic region:
- a CDS encoding cbb3-type cytochrome c oxidase subunit 3 has translation MFKEAIAAVNMNILPTIALLLFVSVFVGVVIWSFRKGSSKVYESVSSNALNDGPLKK, from the coding sequence ATGTTTAAAGAAGCTATTGCCGCTGTAAATATGAATATTCTACCAACAATTGCATTGCTTTTATTTGTAAGTGTTTTTGTCGGTGTAGTCATTTGGAGCTTTCGTAAAGGGAGCTCTAAAGTTTATGAATCTGTGTCATCTAATGCACTAAATGATGGACCTCTAAAAAAATAG
- a CDS encoding heavy metal translocating P-type ATPase, giving the protein MSTEPINTLKCKHCNDSFDAKVAIFKNEDVFCCNGCKTVYSILHTKGLDKFYELRNEEEDFVPSPISKDKGSFEYMNTEDFQAEFVRTAHDKKQVSFYLEGVHCMACIWLIEKTPNFILGLQNARLNIAESTAMFEFSKDLEISILAKELTSLGYYPHPIALGDTSKKFQKQEERSEILRIGVAGAAMGNIMIYAVSNYAGADGIYKDAFNWLCLILSLPVVFYSAMPFYKTSLQALKLKSISIDMPLSLAILAGFVFSTIGLFTGSEHNYFDSITTLVFLILLSRYFVKKATQQGLNNKGLNTFFTNNEVTKIEGSREVLTHSRFIRQGDLVKFKTDEKILFDGVLRSYAASIDNSVITGESRPLSINSGEEIFAGSVNLEEEIILEVTATDNQTRLGKIVSAITNSELANNNIISSADKISKYFVWAVTFLTLSTFAYQLKYFGLNPALERALAIVIISCPCALALATPLAYIRTLSILKSQGIFIKNENILERIESVKNIFLDKTGTLTEGKFEIISFKNLSKYNDSYIHEIVNTLEQVSTHPIANSLKKHFKRMRIGKLAGIKNILSITGAGVSVKEDNHNFYFGKLKDAEQLNSKNAQVGLYENDELIATYTIGDKIKSSTPELIQKLIKLGKIIHIASGDNNEVVASVATELGLERKLAHGNLSPEDKAHLISGYSDTLMVGDGINDVLAFKKSSVSIAVSGSADLSMRASDIFITNQNLRQIYNLIILAKETHKVVFRNFYFSLFYNIAGVLLALFGYITPLMAAVFMPVSSLTVLASSFLGTNNIRKIEKFKERQ; this is encoded by the coding sequence ATGAGTACAGAACCTATCAACACATTGAAGTGTAAACATTGTAACGATTCATTTGATGCAAAGGTTGCTATTTTCAAAAACGAAGACGTGTTCTGTTGCAATGGCTGTAAGACTGTTTATTCCATTTTACACACTAAAGGTCTTGATAAGTTCTATGAGCTTAGAAACGAAGAAGAAGACTTTGTCCCTTCTCCAATTTCAAAGGATAAGGGAAGTTTCGAATATATGAACACAGAAGACTTCCAAGCGGAGTTTGTGAGAACAGCGCATGATAAGAAGCAAGTATCATTCTATCTTGAAGGTGTGCACTGCATGGCCTGTATTTGGTTAATCGAAAAAACTCCAAACTTCATTTTGGGATTACAGAATGCAAGACTCAATATCGCTGAGTCAACTGCGATGTTCGAGTTTTCAAAAGACTTAGAGATTTCAATTCTTGCGAAAGAATTAACTTCACTAGGTTATTACCCTCACCCAATCGCTCTAGGTGACACATCTAAGAAATTTCAAAAACAAGAAGAAAGAAGTGAAATTCTACGAATAGGTGTTGCCGGCGCGGCCATGGGTAATATCATGATATACGCTGTTTCGAATTATGCTGGAGCTGACGGAATTTATAAAGATGCTTTTAATTGGCTATGCTTGATACTATCCCTACCGGTGGTTTTTTACAGCGCGATGCCATTTTACAAAACATCCCTTCAGGCACTTAAATTGAAATCAATTTCAATCGACATGCCACTCTCCCTAGCAATTTTAGCAGGGTTTGTTTTTTCAACTATTGGTCTTTTTACTGGTAGTGAGCACAACTACTTTGATTCAATTACAACACTTGTCTTTTTAATTCTCCTTAGTCGCTACTTTGTTAAAAAAGCTACTCAACAGGGATTAAACAACAAAGGACTTAATACTTTTTTTACAAACAATGAAGTAACAAAGATAGAAGGATCAAGAGAGGTACTTACACACTCTCGATTCATTAGACAAGGTGACCTCGTCAAATTTAAAACAGACGAAAAGATACTATTCGATGGAGTCTTAAGAAGTTACGCTGCTTCAATTGACAACTCTGTAATAACTGGAGAAAGTCGCCCACTATCGATCAATAGTGGCGAAGAAATATTTGCAGGAAGTGTTAACCTTGAAGAAGAGATAATTTTAGAAGTTACTGCAACTGATAATCAAACAAGACTTGGAAAAATTGTTTCCGCAATTACGAACTCAGAACTTGCAAACAATAATATCATTTCAAGTGCGGATAAAATATCGAAGTATTTTGTATGGGCAGTAACATTTCTCACTCTCTCGACTTTTGCCTATCAGCTGAAATACTTTGGACTAAATCCAGCATTAGAAAGAGCGCTCGCGATTGTTATTATCAGCTGTCCTTGCGCCCTAGCACTTGCAACTCCACTTGCTTACATTAGAACTCTTAGTATTTTAAAATCACAAGGTATATTCATTAAGAATGAGAATATCCTTGAAAGAATTGAGTCAGTTAAAAACATCTTCCTTGATAAAACAGGAACTTTAACTGAGGGTAAATTTGAAATCATTTCTTTTAAAAACCTATCAAAATACAATGACAGCTATATTCACGAAATCGTAAATACACTTGAACAAGTCTCGACTCATCCAATTGCAAATTCACTGAAAAAACACTTCAAGAGGATGAGAATTGGAAAGCTTGCAGGTATCAAGAACATTCTTTCAATAACAGGAGCAGGAGTAAGTGTAAAAGAAGACAATCACAACTTCTACTTTGGTAAGCTTAAAGATGCAGAACAATTAAATTCAAAAAACGCACAAGTCGGACTTTATGAAAACGATGAACTTATAGCGACTTATACGATTGGTGACAAAATAAAGTCTTCTACGCCAGAACTTATTCAAAAGCTAATTAAGCTTGGGAAAATTATTCATATCGCCAGTGGTGACAATAATGAAGTAGTTGCAAGTGTTGCTACAGAACTTGGACTAGAGAGAAAACTCGCTCACGGAAACTTATCACCAGAAGATAAGGCCCACCTTATTTCTGGTTACTCAGATACGCTGATGGTTGGAGACGGAATCAATGATGTTCTCGCTTTCAAAAAATCTTCTGTATCAATAGCAGTAAGTGGTAGTGCTGATCTTTCAATGAGGGCAAGTGACATCTTTATCACAAACCAAAATTTAAGACAGATCTATAATCTTATTATACTTGCAAAAGAGACACACAAAGTAGTCTTTAGAAATTTCTACTTCTCTCTTTTTTATAATATAGCAGGCGTATTACTTGCCCTATTTGGTTATATCACACCACTAATGGCCGCAGTATTTATGCCAGTAAGTTCACTAACAGTACTTGCTTCAAGCTTTCTTGGAACGAACAATATAAGAAAAATTGAAAAATTTAAGGAGAGGCAATGA
- the ccoN gene encoding cytochrome-c oxidase, cbb3-type subunit I: MSTNSQNPGQLEEFSYNDKITKWFIGATMLWGVVALLLGVTVAFQLAYWKLNLGLEWTTFGRLRPLHTNAAIFAFVGNAIFAGIYYSTQRLCKARLFSDFLSNFHFWGWQLIIVAAAITLPLGITTGKEYAELEWPIDIAIAVVWVAFAINFIGTLVKRRERHIYVALWFYIATIVTVAVLHIVNSISLPVDFMKSYPVYAGVQDALVQWWYGHNAVAFFLTTPFLGLMYYFVPKAANRPVYSYRLSIIHFWSLVFIYIWAGPHHLLYSSTPDWVQTVGMVFSVILWMPSWGGMINGLLTLRGVWDKVRKDPVLKFQATAITFYGMATFEGPLLSIKSVNYLGHFTDWIVGHVHAGTIGWNYMMIAGILYYLVPKIWKTKLYSLKLANTQFWAATIGLLLYMMSMWVAGITQGLMWRQIDAGGRLVYPNFIETVVKIVPMYWVRAFGGVLVLAGFIIMVYNLIMTIKLAKKDEKEEVFAAAPLNASSEEANATPHRRLEGLPILFTVLTTLAILVGGAVEIIPSLLSNKFIEKNPNVKPYTPLELAGRDIYIAEGCYVCHSQQIRPTPEENLRYGKPSTAADSVYDRPFQWGSRRIGPDLARVGGKYNDMWHYRHMMNPRDVTPKSIMPDYTWLFKKKTDFASIEKKVKVMKALGVPYSDEEVRRAFDLAQEQAESITKGLVEQGIPSEMKNKQIIALIAYLQRLGIDTSDKE; the protein is encoded by the coding sequence ATGAGTACAAATTCACAAAACCCGGGTCAATTAGAGGAGTTCTCCTATAATGACAAAATTACCAAGTGGTTTATCGGGGCCACAATGTTATGGGGAGTTGTTGCCCTATTACTTGGTGTTACAGTTGCATTCCAACTTGCATACTGGAAATTAAACCTAGGCCTTGAGTGGACAACTTTTGGACGTTTAAGACCTCTTCACACAAATGCTGCGATTTTTGCATTTGTTGGTAACGCAATCTTTGCAGGGATCTACTATTCAACGCAAAGACTTTGTAAGGCAAGACTATTTAGTGATTTCTTGTCTAACTTCCACTTCTGGGGATGGCAATTAATTATTGTTGCTGCTGCGATCACTCTTCCTCTTGGTATTACAACAGGTAAAGAGTATGCCGAACTAGAGTGGCCAATCGATATTGCTATCGCTGTGGTATGGGTTGCTTTTGCAATTAACTTCATCGGAACTCTTGTAAAAAGAAGAGAGAGACATATCTATGTTGCTCTTTGGTTCTACATCGCGACTATCGTAACTGTTGCAGTACTACACATCGTAAACTCGATCTCACTGCCAGTTGACTTCATGAAGTCATATCCAGTGTACGCAGGTGTGCAAGACGCACTTGTGCAATGGTGGTACGGACACAATGCTGTTGCATTCTTCTTAACAACACCATTTCTTGGACTAATGTATTACTTTGTTCCAAAGGCAGCGAATAGACCTGTATATTCTTACAGATTATCAATTATTCACTTTTGGTCATTAGTATTTATCTATATTTGGGCGGGACCTCACCACCTACTATATTCTTCAACTCCAGACTGGGTACAGACTGTTGGGATGGTTTTCTCAGTAATTCTTTGGATGCCTTCTTGGGGGGGGATGATTAACGGTCTCCTAACTCTTCGAGGTGTTTGGGATAAAGTTAGAAAAGATCCAGTTCTAAAATTTCAAGCAACAGCTATCACGTTCTACGGTATGGCAACATTTGAAGGTCCATTACTTTCAATCAAGTCTGTTAACTACTTAGGTCACTTCACAGACTGGATCGTTGGACACGTACACGCAGGAACAATCGGTTGGAACTACATGATGATTGCAGGTATTCTATACTACCTAGTTCCAAAAATTTGGAAAACTAAGCTTTACTCTTTAAAGCTAGCTAATACACAGTTCTGGGCAGCAACTATCGGTCTTCTACTTTATATGATGTCAATGTGGGTAGCCGGTATTACTCAAGGTCTTATGTGGAGACAAATCGATGCAGGCGGAAGACTAGTTTATCCAAACTTCATTGAAACAGTTGTAAAAATCGTTCCGATGTACTGGGTAAGAGCTTTTGGTGGAGTTCTTGTTTTAGCAGGTTTTATCATCATGGTTTACAACCTAATCATGACAATCAAGCTAGCTAAGAAAGATGAAAAAGAAGAAGTGTTTGCAGCGGCTCCGCTTAACGCGTCCTCAGAAGAAGCAAATGCAACTCCTCACAGAAGACTAGAAGGATTACCAATTCTATTTACTGTACTAACAACTCTTGCAATCTTAGTTGGTGGTGCCGTTGAGATTATTCCTTCTCTACTTTCTAATAAGTTTATTGAGAAGAATCCAAATGTAAAACCATACACTCCACTTGAGTTAGCAGGTAGAGATATCTATATCGCTGAAGGTTGTTACGTATGTCACTCTCAACAAATTCGTCCAACTCCTGAAGAAAATCTTCGTTACGGCAAACCTTCAACAGCAGCGGATTCTGTATATGACAGACCATTCCAGTGGGGTTCTCGTAGAATCGGTCCAGACTTAGCACGTGTTGGTGGAAAGTACAACGATATGTGGCACTATAGACACATGATGAACCCAAGAGATGTTACTCCAAAGTCAATCATGCCTGACTATACTTGGTTATTTAAGAAAAAGACTGACTTCGCCTCGATTGAGAAGAAAGTAAAAGTAATGAAAGCACTTGGTGTTCCATACAGTGATGAAGAAGTGAGAAGAGCATTTGATCTTGCACAGGAACAAGCTGAGTCAATCACAAAGGGTCTTGTTGAACAAGGAATTCCTAGTGAAATGAAGAACAAGCAAATTATTGCACTTATCGCTTACCTACAACGTTTAGGTATCGATACTTCAGACAAGGAGTAA
- a CDS encoding sulfite exporter TauE/SafE family protein: protein MDQLTDLSIHPLYFIIFAGLISGLVGSTHCIGMCGGLVVAMTKNKKGVLSYHIGRLLGYSLIGVILPLLGLRTLGLNGNKTVSIIGALIMGGLFIYIGLKNLLKWKSYTPKHAFLENLNITLWQNLYKKFRDQEILRSFFGGSASVLLPCGLLWSILILSITAANSIYSLAFIVAFWLGTMPVLTFAPEIFQKILKPLQIKLPRTIPIVLIIIGVSTIGYRVVYIYNTHMCH from the coding sequence TTGGACCAATTAACTGATTTAAGTATTCACCCACTTTATTTCATCATCTTCGCAGGCCTCATCTCAGGCCTCGTAGGAAGTACCCACTGCATCGGCATGTGCGGTGGTCTCGTCGTCGCCATGACCAAAAATAAGAAAGGAGTTCTCTCCTATCATATAGGTCGCCTCCTTGGATATTCGCTCATCGGAGTGATTCTTCCACTCCTAGGTCTAAGAACGCTTGGACTAAATGGAAATAAGACCGTCTCAATCATTGGGGCCCTTATCATGGGAGGCTTATTTATTTATATCGGACTTAAAAATCTTTTAAAGTGGAAGAGCTACACACCAAAGCATGCTTTTTTAGAAAACTTAAATATTACTCTGTGGCAAAATCTCTATAAGAAATTTAGAGACCAAGAAATCCTTCGAAGCTTCTTCGGTGGAAGCGCGAGCGTTCTTCTTCCATGTGGACTTCTTTGGTCTATTCTTATTCTCTCTATCACGGCGGCAAACTCAATTTACTCACTAGCCTTCATTGTCGCGTTCTGGCTTGGGACAATGCCAGTTCTCACATTTGCGCCAGAAATTTTCCAAAAAATTTTAAAACCATTACAAATAAAGCTACCTCGCACAATTCCTATTGTCCTGATCATCATTGGTGTTTCTACAATTGGTTATCGAGTGGTTTATATTTATAACACTCATATGTGTCATTAG
- the ccoG gene encoding cytochrome c oxidase accessory protein CcoG: MSKNKFELHEERLGTTDELGHRIFLFPEEVKGFWRKRRSLFYWFLIAIYLILPWIYIGGKQSIKLDIANREFTFFSYSFFASNAPLLLFLFLGFVFTIGFITSIWGRVWCGWACPQTVFIDTIYRKIEILVEGNPRQRQKLDEAKWDFEKIWKRSLKWFLFTVVSLHISHTFLGYFVGTHELLAISLQSPMAHKTLFFAMLIITTIFLLDFGWFREQFCIIACPYGRFQSVMMDENTMTVVYDEKRGEPRRQPGMKKEEHADCVNCYACVKACPTGIDIRRGMQLECIACTNCIDACDDIMEKTNRPKGLVRYDSLANIEGNKAKILRPRNMVYLSAIVVIIIGLIYSLNISTDMNVTILKGLGTPYTVMHNEEGQILNHFQITLDQSGELKDREVEIDVLEKENLGIDLKVPRNPYLLKKNHARVNVFLKFKKEILEKGSKKIKFKVKDLSNNKEIIREVSIVGPIN; encoded by the coding sequence ATGAGTAAAAATAAATTTGAACTACACGAAGAACGTCTTGGAACAACTGATGAATTAGGTCATCGGATCTTCCTTTTCCCTGAAGAAGTAAAAGGTTTTTGGAGAAAGAGAAGATCCCTGTTCTATTGGTTCTTAATAGCCATCTATCTTATTCTCCCTTGGATTTACATCGGAGGAAAACAATCAATCAAACTTGATATTGCAAACAGAGAATTCACTTTTTTCTCTTATTCTTTCTTTGCTAGTAACGCCCCACTCTTACTTTTTTTATTTCTCGGATTCGTCTTCACAATCGGATTTATCACAAGTATCTGGGGTAGAGTTTGGTGCGGCTGGGCCTGTCCGCAAACAGTTTTCATCGATACCATCTATAGAAAAATCGAAATACTCGTTGAAGGAAATCCAAGACAGAGACAAAAACTCGACGAAGCAAAGTGGGATTTTGAAAAAATCTGGAAAAGAAGCTTAAAGTGGTTTCTCTTCACTGTTGTCTCTTTGCATATCTCTCATACATTCCTTGGGTACTTTGTTGGAACTCACGAACTACTTGCGATTTCTCTCCAGTCGCCGATGGCACATAAAACCCTATTCTTTGCGATGCTTATTATCACAACGATCTTCCTACTCGACTTTGGTTGGTTTAGAGAACAGTTCTGTATCATCGCATGTCCTTATGGAAGATTTCAATCCGTAATGATGGATGAGAATACGATGACAGTTGTTTACGATGAAAAACGCGGTGAACCTCGTCGTCAACCAGGAATGAAGAAAGAAGAACACGCCGACTGTGTCAACTGCTACGCTTGCGTGAAGGCCTGTCCAACAGGAATTGATATCAGACGAGGAATGCAACTTGAATGTATTGCCTGCACAAACTGTATCGATGCTTGCGACGACATTATGGAAAAGACAAATCGCCCCAAAGGCTTAGTCCGATACGACTCCCTCGCAAATATCGAAGGAAACAAAGCAAAAATCCTACGTCCTCGAAACATGGTTTACTTAAGCGCTATTGTTGTCATCATTATTGGTCTGATTTATTCATTGAATATTTCAACAGATATGAATGTGACAATCCTTAAAGGTCTAGGTACTCCATACACAGTCATGCACAACGAAGAAGGTCAAATCCTCAACCACTTCCAAATCACTCTAGATCAAAGTGGTGAGCTCAAAGATCGTGAAGTTGAAATTGACGTACTAGAAAAAGAGAACCTTGGAATTGATTTAAAAGTTCCACGTAATCCATATCTTCTAAAAAAGAACCATGCCCGCGTCAACGTCTTCTTAAAGTTTAAGAAGGAAATTCTAGAAAAAGGAAGTAAGAAGATAAAGTTTAAAGTTAAGGATTTAAGCAATAACAAAGAAATAATCAGAGAGGTTTCCATTGTTGGACCAATTAACTGA
- a CDS encoding cyclic nucleotide-binding domain-containing protein translates to MKLDTVMTFDIEDNTLHQLRERGEHITYTATSNLFYEGQIPVVAYLVISGNIHLTKNKKIKKTIGSGCLLGVKELLNNQPVNYSAVIMPGSDICFLSRSDFNEIIENEDDLSDKISQLLAI, encoded by the coding sequence ACTAGATACAGTTATGACATTTGACATTGAAGACAACACATTACATCAACTAAGAGAACGCGGTGAACACATCACCTACACCGCGACCTCAAATCTCTTTTACGAAGGTCAAATCCCAGTTGTTGCATACCTTGTTATCTCAGGAAATATTCATCTCACAAAAAATAAAAAGATCAAAAAAACTATCGGCTCTGGATGTCTGTTAGGAGTTAAAGAACTCCTTAATAACCAACCGGTAAACTATTCTGCAGTTATTATGCCAGGCAGTGATATTTGTTTTCTCTCTCGCAGTGATTTTAATGAAATTATCGAAAACGAAGACGATCTTTCCGATAAGATCAGTCAGCTTCTAGCGATATAA
- a CDS encoding universal stress protein: MEKAVIFATLETEVLEQLKKVKQHLDAEKSTVHIVHCHKIQMYINELSVFTFPTENEIPQMTEATNQVLEQFAKELGIKNYTVETLFDHDPKERCLNYLKDKNATLCVLGAKKKSGFETLFEGSFISYMNKFSPCDILTLRPVK, translated from the coding sequence ATGGAAAAAGCCGTTATTTTCGCAACTTTAGAGACTGAAGTTTTAGAACAATTAAAAAAAGTAAAACAACATTTAGATGCAGAAAAATCGACTGTACACATCGTTCATTGTCACAAGATACAAATGTACATTAATGAGCTTTCAGTATTTACTTTCCCAACTGAAAATGAAATCCCGCAAATGACAGAAGCGACGAATCAAGTGCTAGAGCAATTTGCAAAAGAACTAGGCATTAAGAACTACACTGTTGAAACTCTTTTTGATCATGATCCAAAAGAGAGATGTTTAAATTATCTAAAAGATAAGAATGCAACTCTTTGTGTTTTAGGAGCAAAAAAGAAAAGTGGTTTCGAAACACTATTTGAAGGTTCATTTATTAGCTACATGAATAAATTTTCACCATGTGACATTTTAACACTGAGACCAGTGAAGTAA
- the ccoS gene encoding cbb3-type cytochrome oxidase assembly protein CcoS produces the protein MNVIYFMLPLALILGALFVGLFVWATKSGQYDDLDTPAKRMLFDDDKLETKRKGDL, from the coding sequence ATGAATGTAATTTATTTCATGCTCCCACTCGCTCTTATTTTAGGAGCACTATTTGTAGGTCTCTTCGTCTGGGCAACTAAATCAGGACAATACGATGACCTCGATACGCCAGCAAAAAGAATGTTATTTGATGATGATAAATTAGAAACTAAAAGGAAGGGAGATTTATGA
- a CDS encoding c-type cytochrome, producing MSDNKENLILHEDEKHLVLEHDYDGIHELNHPLPSWWFGTWILSFVFAVPYFMYYVMMDGPTLMDEYKKDMAVITQIKEAEAANGANFNLEEYNSWIAANDGVAKGAVVYEENCLSCHAEGGRGDIGPNLTDDHWINIKDHVGADTIYPVVFKGVEENGMPAWGEVLSKEEIMSVVSYVLTLHGTNPPEAKEPQGELIK from the coding sequence ATGAGTGATAATAAAGAAAATCTAATTTTACACGAAGATGAAAAACATCTCGTACTAGAACACGATTACGATGGTATTCACGAACTTAATCACCCACTTCCAAGTTGGTGGTTTGGAACGTGGATTCTCTCTTTTGTATTCGCTGTTCCATACTTCATGTACTACGTGATGATGGACGGACCAACTCTAATGGATGAATACAAGAAAGACATGGCCGTAATCACACAAATTAAGGAAGCCGAAGCCGCAAATGGAGCCAACTTCAATCTTGAAGAGTATAATTCTTGGATAGCTGCCAATGATGGTGTCGCCAAAGGTGCTGTTGTCTATGAAGAGAACTGTCTTTCTTGTCACGCAGAAGGCGGTCGTGGGGATATTGGACCAAACCTTACAGACGATCACTGGATCAACATTAAGGATCACGTAGGAGCAGACACGATCTATCCTGTAGTTTTTAAAGGTGTTGAAGAAAATGGGATGCCTGCATGGGGAGAAGTATTAAGCAAGGAAGAAATTATGTCAGTAGTTTCTTATGTTTTAACTCTTCACGGAACAAACCCACCAGAAGCTAAAGAGCCACAAGGTGAATTAATTAAATAA